A genomic region of Haliaeetus albicilla chromosome 8, bHalAlb1.1, whole genome shotgun sequence contains the following coding sequences:
- the LOC138686398 gene encoding LOW QUALITY PROTEIN: ubiquitin-conjugating enzyme E2 D2-like (The sequence of the model RefSeq protein was modified relative to this genomic sequence to represent the inferred CDS: inserted 4 bases in 3 codons): MIGLNDRPCQGGVFFLTIHFLTDYPFKPPXVAFTTRVCHPNINSNGSISLDILQSQLSLXTIAKVLLSICSLLCDPNLDDPVVPEIARIYKXTEKYSRITSEWTRKYAI, translated from the exons ATGATA GGATTAAATGACAGACCTTGTCAAGGTGGAGTATTTTTCCTGACAATTCACTTTCTAACAGATTATCCCTTCAAACCACC GGTTGCATTTACAACAAGAGTCTGTCACCCAAATATTAACAGTAATGGCAGCATTTCTCTTGATATTCTACAGTCACAGTTGTCTC GCACTATTGCAAAAGTACTTTTGTCCATCTGTTCTCTGTTGTGCGATCCCAATCTAGATGATCCCGTAGTGCCTGAGATTGCAAGGAtctaca atacagaaaagtacAGCAGAATAACTTCAGAGTGGACTCGGAAGTATGCAATctaa